One Sphingomonas sp. BT-65 genomic window carries:
- the murG gene encoding undecaprenyldiphospho-muramoylpentapeptide beta-N-acetylglucosaminyltransferase — MSSGRRYVLAAGGTGGHMVPAAALAAELMRRGHKVALVSDERGVRFPDLFDGIETRVVPASRFAGGPIGWLRAANAMRKGRAQARALYREFRPSAVIAFGGYASLPALMAAFSAKVPAVIHEQNAVLGRVNRLVAGKVAAIATSYADVDRLKPKYEDRTHLVGNPVRQAVLDLRMKPYPALDEDGIFRVLVTGGSQGASILSQVVPDGLALLPVHFRRRLQVTHQARVEDIDEVRRKYAEHAIPAEIATYLPDLPERLAWSHLVIARAGASTIAELTAAGRPAILVPLPSATDDHQTANAREISEAGGARAIPQRSFTAQELAKQMQKLGLDPAALANAAACARSVGRPDAARDLADLVESIDADWASAGMGRAEPVQVTQSDGAAYAKVRA, encoded by the coding sequence ATGAGTTCGGGACGGCGCTATGTATTGGCGGCTGGCGGCACTGGCGGGCACATGGTCCCGGCGGCGGCGCTGGCCGCCGAGCTGATGCGGCGCGGGCACAAGGTCGCGCTGGTCAGCGACGAGCGGGGGGTGCGCTTCCCCGACCTGTTCGACGGGATCGAGACCCGCGTCGTGCCTGCTTCACGCTTCGCCGGAGGGCCGATTGGCTGGCTGCGCGCCGCCAACGCGATGCGCAAGGGGCGGGCGCAGGCGCGGGCGCTTTATCGTGAGTTCCGTCCGTCCGCGGTGATCGCGTTCGGCGGCTATGCCTCGCTTCCGGCGCTGATGGCGGCGTTCTCGGCCAAGGTGCCCGCGGTGATTCACGAGCAGAACGCCGTGCTTGGCCGCGTCAACCGGCTGGTCGCGGGCAAGGTCGCGGCGATCGCGACGAGCTATGCGGATGTCGACCGCCTCAAGCCGAAATATGAGGACCGCACCCATCTGGTCGGCAATCCGGTGCGCCAGGCGGTGCTCGACCTGCGCATGAAGCCCTATCCCGCGCTCGACGAGGACGGCATCTTCCGCGTGCTGGTGACCGGCGGAAGCCAGGGCGCCTCGATCCTGTCGCAGGTGGTACCCGACGGGCTCGCTTTGCTCCCCGTCCATTTCCGCCGCCGGCTGCAGGTCACGCACCAGGCGCGCGTCGAGGATATCGACGAGGTGCGCCGCAAATATGCCGAGCACGCCATCCCCGCCGAGATCGCGACCTATCTGCCCGACCTGCCCGAGCGGCTCGCCTGGTCGCATCTGGTGATCGCGCGCGCGGGCGCCTCGACCATCGCCGAGCTGACCGCGGCGGGGCGCCCCGCGATCCTCGTCCCGCTGCCCTCCGCCACCGACGACCACCAGACCGCTAATGCGCGCGAGATCAGCGAGGCGGGCGGCGCGCGGGCCATCCCGCAGCGTTCCTTCACCGCGCAGGAGCTGGCCAAGCAGATGCAGAAGCTGGGGCTCGATCCCGCCGCGCTCGCCAACGCCGCGGCCTGCGCGCGCAGCGTCGGCCGGCCCGATGCCGCGCGCGACCTCGCCGACCTGGTCGAGTCGATCGACGCCGACTGGGCCTCGGCCGGGATGGGGCGCGCCGAGCCGGTCCAGGTTACGCAGAGCGACGGCGCGGCCTATGCGAAGGTGCGGGCATGA
- a CDS encoding FtsW/RodA/SpoVE family cell cycle protein — MTDVRRNLPAVRKRGWRGKVEDKLSRGSNSSFGLWFWEIDRILLLLAVLLIGIGLVAVAAASPASAVRYSDGSTQFASMHYFWRQALWVGVSVPVLLVVSMLPVNLARRMAIIGTALCLVLVAAAAFFGAEVNGARRWIGFGFASVQPSEFLKPFFIVTTAWFLSMRAKDPDLPVIPLTGVLTALVAALLMKQPDFGQTMVFGAVWIVLLMLAGISTRAIGMLGGAAVAGVIAAYLFYDTARTRIDSFLFPDPEKAAAEHYQTDMAHAVLTAGGATGTGPGGGSVKFKLPEAHTDYIFSVVGEEFGLIACIGIAILYLAIILRVLIKLLDEEDNFRMLAAAGLAAQFGIQALINMAVNTGLAPSKGMTLPFISYGGSSMVALSIGMGLLLAFTRRNPYLKRSPYTVRGSG; from the coding sequence GGTGGCGCGGCAAGGTCGAGGACAAGCTCAGCCGCGGGAGCAATTCGAGCTTCGGCCTGTGGTTCTGGGAGATCGACCGCATCCTGCTGCTGCTCGCGGTGCTGCTGATCGGCATCGGGCTGGTCGCGGTCGCCGCGGCCTCGCCCGCCTCGGCGGTGCGCTATTCGGACGGCAGCACGCAGTTCGCGTCGATGCACTATTTCTGGCGGCAGGCCTTGTGGGTCGGCGTGTCGGTGCCGGTGCTGCTGGTCGTGTCGATGCTGCCGGTCAACCTTGCGCGGCGGATGGCGATTATCGGCACCGCGCTGTGCCTGGTGCTGGTCGCGGCCGCCGCCTTCTTCGGCGCGGAAGTGAACGGCGCGCGGCGCTGGATCGGCTTCGGCTTCGCCTCGGTCCAGCCGTCGGAGTTCCTGAAGCCCTTCTTCATCGTCACCACCGCCTGGTTCCTGTCGATGCGCGCCAAGGACCCCGACCTGCCCGTGATCCCGCTCACCGGCGTGCTGACCGCGTTGGTCGCCGCGCTGCTGATGAAACAGCCCGATTTCGGCCAGACGATGGTGTTCGGCGCGGTATGGATCGTGCTGCTGATGCTCGCGGGCATTTCGACCCGGGCGATCGGCATGCTGGGGGGCGCGGCGGTGGCGGGGGTGATCGCGGCCTATCTGTTCTACGATACCGCGCGCACCCGCATCGACAGCTTCCTGTTCCCCGATCCCGAAAAGGCGGCGGCCGAGCATTACCAGACCGACATGGCGCATGCCGTGCTCACCGCGGGCGGCGCGACCGGCACCGGGCCGGGCGGCGGATCGGTCAAGTTCAAGCTGCCCGAGGCGCATACCGACTATATCTTCTCCGTGGTCGGCGAGGAGTTCGGGCTGATCGCGTGCATCGGCATCGCAATCCTTTATCTCGCGATCATCCTGCGCGTGCTGATCAAGCTGCTCGACGAGGAAGATAACTTCCGCATGCTCGCGGCGGCGGGGCTGGCGGCCCAATTCGGGATTCAGGCGCTGATCAACATGGCGGTGAATACCGGACTCGCCCCCTCCAAGGGCATGACCTTGCCGTTCATTTCCTATGGCGGATCGTCGATGGTCGCGCTGTCGATCGGGATGGGACTATTGCTCGCCTTCACGCGGCGGAACCCGTATCTCAAACGCTCGCCTTACACGGTTCGAGGGAGCGGTTGA
- a CDS encoding cell division protein FtsQ/DivIB gives MSRKPSPARRPTVKPKRRAQNKKKQANVLDLAVAALPISDATLHKITVWGITGIAAASVLGVATLFGVPGIVGTAVAEGIGRAGFRVEQVDVQGIKRADAATVYAYTLDQKSQAMPLVDLDEVRGKLMTIGWVADARVSRRMPDTLVVRIVERKAAAVWQHQGQLMLIDSEGVLLEPVSAEAMPDLPLVIGDGAYAQQPAYQKLLDAAPALKPLVKAATWIGNRRWDLTFNTGERLALPEGEEAAGKALTKFAEMDGADRLLGRGYLKFDMRDPTRLVVRMPRQVVSKPIETASVSE, from the coding sequence ATGAGCCGCAAGCCGAGCCCGGCCCGGCGTCCGACGGTCAAGCCCAAGCGGCGCGCCCAGAACAAGAAGAAGCAGGCCAACGTCCTCGACCTCGCGGTCGCGGCGCTGCCGATCAGCGACGCGACGCTGCACAAGATCACCGTGTGGGGGATCACCGGCATTGCCGCCGCCTCGGTGCTGGGCGTCGCGACCCTGTTCGGCGTGCCCGGGATCGTCGGCACCGCGGTGGCCGAGGGCATCGGCCGCGCGGGTTTCCGCGTCGAGCAGGTCGATGTGCAGGGCATCAAGCGCGCGGACGCCGCGACCGTCTACGCCTATACGCTCGACCAGAAATCGCAGGCGATGCCGCTGGTCGATCTCGATGAGGTGCGCGGCAAGCTGATGACGATCGGCTGGGTCGCCGACGCGCGCGTCTCGCGGCGGATGCCCGATACGCTGGTCGTCCGCATCGTCGAGCGCAAGGCGGCGGCGGTGTGGCAGCATCAGGGACAGCTGATGCTGATCGACAGCGAGGGCGTGCTGCTGGAACCCGTGTCGGCCGAGGCGATGCCCGACCTGCCGCTGGTGATCGGCGACGGCGCCTATGCCCAGCAGCCGGCCTATCAGAAATTGCTCGACGCCGCGCCGGCGCTCAAGCCTTTGGTCAAGGCGGCGACCTGGATCGGCAACCGGCGCTGGGACCTGACCTTCAACACCGGCGAGCGGCTCGCGCTGCCCGAGGGCGAGGAAGCGGCGGGCAAGGCGCTGACCAAGTTCGCCGAGATGGACGGCGCCGACCGGCTGCTCGGCCGGGGGTATCTCAAGTTCGACATGCGTGATCCGACGCGGCTGGTGGTGCGCATGCCGAGGCAGGTGGTGAGCAAACCGATCGAAACCGCGAGCGTGAGTGAGTAG
- the murC gene encoding UDP-N-acetylmuramate--L-alanine ligase produces the protein MKGVAKDIGTIHFVGIGGIGMSGIAEVMHNLGYKVQGSDSAEGYVVEGLRKRGIPIAIGQAADNLGDAAVVVTSTAIKRDNPEVQAAYARRIPVVRRAEMLAELMRLKSTVAVAGTHGKTTTTSMIAALLDAGGVDPTVINGGIINQYGSNARLGDSEWMVVEADESDGSFLRLDGTIAVVTNIDPEHLDHYGSFERAKDAYVEFVENVPFYGAALLCLDHPEVQAIIPRVRDRRIVTYGFAASADVRGVNVQPYPGGNKFETIIRSRDGTTRSIEGIDLPMPGRHNVQNALAAIGVALEMGIDDATIQNGFAKFGGVKRRFTKVGEIAFAGKKPAIVIDDYGHHPVEIRAVLAAARESAEGRVIAVVQPHRYSRLGNLMDDFAQAFNDADMVLVTPVYAAGEAPVEGVSGEALIARISERGHRSAGSIADAGALSEAIAGIAQPGDLIVCLGAGDITKWAAGLADAVNAKRSVAA, from the coding sequence ATGAAGGGCGTCGCCAAGGATATCGGCACCATCCATTTCGTCGGCATCGGCGGGATCGGCATGTCCGGCATCGCCGAGGTGATGCACAATCTGGGCTACAAGGTGCAGGGCAGCGACAGCGCCGAGGGCTATGTCGTCGAGGGGCTGCGCAAGCGCGGCATCCCGATCGCGATCGGCCAGGCCGCCGACAATCTCGGCGACGCCGCGGTGGTCGTCACCTCGACCGCGATCAAGCGCGACAATCCCGAGGTCCAGGCTGCTTATGCCCGCCGCATCCCCGTGGTGCGCCGCGCCGAGATGCTGGCCGAGCTGATGCGCCTCAAGTCTACCGTCGCGGTGGCCGGGACTCACGGCAAGACCACGACGACCAGCATGATCGCCGCGCTGCTCGACGCGGGCGGAGTCGACCCCACCGTGATCAACGGCGGCATCATCAACCAGTACGGCTCCAACGCGCGGCTCGGCGACAGCGAGTGGATGGTGGTCGAGGCCGACGAGAGCGACGGCAGCTTCCTGCGATTGGACGGCACGATCGCGGTCGTCACCAACATCGATCCCGAGCATCTCGACCATTATGGCAGCTTTGAGCGCGCGAAAGACGCCTATGTCGAGTTCGTCGAGAACGTCCCTTTCTACGGCGCCGCCTTGCTCTGTCTCGACCATCCCGAGGTGCAGGCGATCATCCCGCGTGTGCGCGACCGGCGCATCGTGACCTATGGCTTCGCCGCCAGCGCCGATGTGCGCGGGGTCAATGTCCAGCCCTATCCGGGCGGCAACAAGTTCGAGACGATCATCCGCTCGCGCGACGGCACCACGCGCTCGATCGAGGGGATCGACCTGCCAATGCCCGGCCGCCACAATGTCCAGAACGCGCTCGCCGCGATCGGCGTGGCGCTGGAGATGGGCATCGACGACGCCACCATCCAGAACGGCTTCGCCAAGTTCGGCGGGGTCAAGCGCCGCTTCACCAAGGTCGGTGAGATCGCGTTTGCGGGTAAGAAACCCGCGATCGTGATCGACGACTATGGCCACCACCCGGTCGAGATTCGTGCGGTGCTGGCGGCGGCGCGCGAGAGCGCCGAGGGGCGGGTGATCGCGGTGGTGCAGCCGCACCGCTATTCGCGGCTCGGCAATCTGATGGACGACTTCGCCCAGGCGTTCAACGACGCCGACATGGTGCTGGTGACCCCGGTCTATGCCGCGGGCGAGGCGCCGGTCGAGGGGGTGAGCGGCGAGGCCCTGATCGCGCGGATTTCGGAGCGCGGGCATCGTTCGGCCGGGAGCATCGCCGACGCTGGCGCGTTGAGCGAGGCGATAGCGGGGATCGCGCAGCCGGGCGACCTGATCGTGTGCCTCGGCGCGGGCGACATCACCAAATGGGCCGCCGGCCTTGCCGATGCGGTCAATGCGAAACGGAGCGTTGCGGCATGA
- the murB gene encoding UDP-N-acetylmuramate dehydrogenase, with protein sequence MSVALLPKVRGKLTAGAPLAPLVWFKSGGNAQWLFEPADVDDLTDFLAGLDPEVPVMALGLGSNLIVRDGGVPGVVVRLGKPFAKVERVDATTLKCGGGASGILVSSTARDAGITGVEFLRSIPGTVGGFVRMNGGAYGRETAEVLVECEVVLRSGKRQTLAVDALGYTYRHSDLPEGAVVVNATFRGEPGDPATIQAEMDRIAAAREESQPLRSKTGGSTFKNPPGDKAWRLVDAAGCRGLRKGGAQVSEKHTNFLLNTGDATSADIEGLGEEVRAKVKAASGVELEWEIQRVGVFAGDVDQDFVGVRK encoded by the coding sequence GTGAGCGTAGCGCTGCTCCCCAAGGTTCGTGGAAAACTCACCGCCGGCGCGCCGCTGGCGCCGCTCGTGTGGTTCAAGAGCGGCGGCAACGCGCAGTGGCTGTTCGAGCCGGCGGATGTGGACGACCTCACCGATTTCCTGGCGGGCCTCGATCCCGAGGTGCCGGTGATGGCGCTCGGCCTCGGCTCCAACCTGATCGTGCGCGACGGCGGCGTGCCGGGCGTGGTGGTGCGGCTGGGCAAGCCCTTCGCCAAGGTCGAGCGGGTCGATGCGACGACATTGAAGTGCGGCGGCGGGGCGAGCGGCATCCTCGTCTCCTCGACCGCGCGCGACGCGGGGATCACCGGCGTCGAGTTCCTGCGCTCGATCCCCGGCACGGTCGGCGGCTTCGTGCGGATGAACGGCGGCGCCTATGGTCGCGAGACCGCCGAGGTGCTGGTCGAGTGTGAGGTGGTGCTGCGCTCGGGCAAGCGGCAGACGCTGGCGGTCGACGCGCTCGGCTATACCTATCGCCATTCCGACCTGCCCGAGGGCGCGGTGGTGGTCAACGCCACGTTCCGCGGCGAGCCGGGCGATCCCGCGACAATCCAGGCCGAGATGGATCGCATCGCCGCCGCGCGCGAGGAATCGCAGCCGCTGCGCAGCAAGACCGGCGGCTCGACCTTCAAGAACCCGCCCGGCGACAAGGCATGGCGGCTGGTCGACGCGGCGGGCTGCCGCGGCCTGCGCAAGGGCGGCGCGCAGGTGAGCGAGAAACACACCAACTTCCTGCTCAACACAGGCGACGCGACCAGCGCGGATATCGAGGGACTGGGCGAGGAAGTGCGGGCCAAGGTCAAGGCAGCGTCGGGCGTCGAGCTGGAGTGGGAAATCCAGCGTGTCGGCGTGTTCGCCGGCGACGTCGACCAAGACTTCGTGGGAGTGCGTAAGTGA
- the ftsA gene encoding cell division protein FtsA — protein sequence MAKTVPEGLITALDIGSSKVSALIAQKGDGGELVVLGTGQRESRGVQRGYVADMHATEIAVREAVEQAERIAGTNIEDVWVSFSAGGLISDILRLEVDLGGHRVEQADIDELLKAGRESINPGGRMVLHAQPTRYTLDGLAGVKQPKGLHAERLGVDIHVVSTEGAPVRNLDLCVRSAHLEVRSIIAAPVATGLSCLSEEERELGVALVEIGAGVTNVSVYKDGVLTGLSSIPSGSADITDDIASAFGTRRGQAERMKCFYGSANMTPRDNHDMIDVAPIATDEETAEGGRITRAQLIAVIRQRLDRLMVEIGKELARLNFEDPVGRQIVLTGGGAELKGIADYAQQALGRSVRVGRPRGLSALPEAHSGPAFATLAGLATFAAADPVDLRALEAPHQLVTRATPKAMFQRMIAAFRANY from the coding sequence ATGGCAAAGACGGTGCCCGAGGGACTGATCACCGCGCTCGACATCGGCTCGTCCAAGGTGTCGGCGCTGATCGCGCAGAAGGGGGACGGCGGCGAGCTGGTGGTGCTCGGCACCGGCCAGCGCGAAAGCCGCGGCGTGCAGCGCGGTTATGTCGCCGACATGCACGCGACCGAGATCGCGGTGCGCGAGGCGGTCGAGCAGGCCGAGCGGATCGCGGGCACCAACATCGAGGATGTGTGGGTGAGCTTCTCGGCGGGCGGGCTGATCTCCGACATCCTGCGGCTCGAGGTCGACCTGGGCGGCCATCGCGTCGAGCAGGCCGACATCGACGAGCTGCTCAAGGCCGGGCGGGAGTCGATCAATCCGGGCGGGCGGATGGTGCTCCACGCGCAGCCGACGCGCTACACGCTCGACGGGCTCGCTGGGGTCAAGCAGCCCAAGGGCCTGCATGCCGAGCGGCTGGGCGTCGACATCCATGTCGTCTCGACCGAGGGCGCGCCGGTGCGCAACCTCGATTTGTGCGTCCGTTCGGCGCATCTCGAGGTCAGGTCGATCATCGCCGCGCCGGTCGCGACGGGTCTCTCGTGCCTCAGCGAGGAGGAGCGCGAGCTCGGCGTCGCTTTGGTCGAGATCGGCGCGGGCGTGACCAACGTCTCGGTCTACAAGGATGGCGTGCTCACCGGCCTGTCGTCGATCCCGTCGGGCTCGGCCGACATTACCGACGACATCGCCAGCGCGTTCGGCACGCGCCGCGGCCAGGCCGAGCGGATGAAGTGCTTCTACGGCAGCGCCAACATGACGCCGCGCGACAATCACGACATGATCGACGTCGCCCCGATCGCCACCGACGAGGAGACCGCCGAGGGTGGACGCATCACCCGCGCGCAGCTGATCGCGGTGATCCGCCAGCGGCTCGACCGGCTGATGGTCGAGATCGGCAAGGAACTGGCCAGGCTCAACTTCGAGGATCCGGTGGGGCGCCAGATTGTGCTGACCGGGGGCGGCGCGGAATTGAAGGGCATCGCCGATTATGCACAGCAGGCGCTGGGACGTTCGGTCCGGGTCGGGCGGCCGCGCGGGCTTTCGGCACTACCCGAAGCGCATAGCGGCCCGGCATTCGCGACGCTGGCGGGGCTCGCCACGTTCGCGGCGGCCGATCCGGTCGACCTGCGCGCGCTCGAAGCGCCGCATCAACTCGTTACGCGTGCGACTCCAAAGGCGATGTTCCAACGGATGATTGCCGCATTCCGGGCCAATTACTGA
- the ftsZ gene encoding cell division protein FtsZ: protein MSIDFLPPDLDELTPRITVIGVGGAGGNAIANMIKAEVQGVEFLVANTDAQALKQSSASHRIQLGAKITQGLGAGSRPEIGRAAAEETIEQVQEALNGAHMCFIAAGMGGGTGTGAAPVIAKAARDMGILTVGVVTKPFAFEGKKRAQSAEAGIEELQKFVDTLIVIPNQNLFLVANANTTFKEAFQMADEVLQQGVRGITDLMVMPGLINLDFADVRSVMSEMGKAMMGTGEASGDSRAIEAAQQAIANPLLDGVSLNGAKGVIVSITGGDDMRLLEVDEAANHIRELVDDDANIIWGSAFNPDLEGKIRVSVVATGIEADAANAAVPAGAPAETRSFSFGSTRRPLAPPVEPAPAFAEPVAEEIAPEPVIEPGFSAAETTSADDELTLEAPLPAGEPVAEAPADDELVLGSDSVVPEAPADDLPPEPTIRRRWLTGGDEEPAPVAEEPKPRTGGTLFERMAAARNAPKDEGDKDPLDIPRFLNRQNNQ, encoded by the coding sequence ATGAGCATCGACTTCCTCCCGCCCGACCTGGACGAGCTGACGCCGCGCATCACCGTGATCGGCGTCGGCGGCGCCGGCGGCAACGCCATCGCCAACATGATCAAGGCCGAGGTGCAGGGGGTCGAGTTCCTCGTCGCGAACACCGATGCGCAGGCGCTCAAGCAGTCGAGCGCGAGCCATCGCATCCAGCTCGGCGCGAAGATCACCCAGGGCCTCGGCGCCGGTTCGCGGCCCGAGATCGGCCGCGCCGCGGCTGAGGAGACGATCGAGCAGGTGCAGGAAGCGCTCAACGGCGCGCATATGTGCTTCATCGCAGCGGGCATGGGCGGCGGCACCGGCACCGGCGCCGCACCGGTCATCGCCAAGGCCGCGCGCGACATGGGCATCCTCACCGTCGGCGTCGTCACCAAGCCCTTCGCGTTCGAGGGCAAGAAGCGCGCCCAGTCGGCCGAAGCCGGCATCGAGGAGCTGCAGAAGTTCGTCGACACGCTGATCGTCATTCCCAACCAGAACCTCTTCCTAGTCGCCAACGCGAACACGACCTTCAAGGAAGCGTTCCAGATGGCGGACGAGGTGCTGCAGCAAGGCGTGCGCGGCATCACCGACCTGATGGTCATGCCCGGCCTGATCAACCTCGACTTCGCCGACGTCCGTTCGGTGATGAGCGAGATGGGCAAGGCGATGATGGGCACTGGCGAGGCATCGGGCGACAGCCGCGCGATCGAGGCGGCGCAGCAGGCGATCGCCAATCCGCTGCTCGACGGCGTGTCGCTCAACGGCGCCAAGGGCGTGATCGTCTCGATCACCGGCGGCGACGATATGCGCCTGCTCGAGGTCGACGAGGCGGCGAACCATATCCGCGAGCTGGTCGACGACGACGCCAACATCATCTGGGGCTCGGCGTTCAACCCCGATCTCGAGGGCAAGATCCGCGTCTCGGTCGTCGCGACCGGGATTGAGGCGGATGCGGCGAACGCCGCCGTCCCGGCGGGCGCTCCGGCCGAGACGCGCAGTTTCTCCTTCGGTTCGACGCGCCGTCCGCTCGCCCCCCCGGTCGAGCCGGCGCCGGCATTTGCCGAACCCGTCGCCGAAGAAATCGCGCCCGAGCCGGTCATCGAGCCCGGTTTCTCGGCCGCCGAGACCACGTCGGCCGACGACGAACTGACGCTCGAGGCGCCGCTCCCCGCCGGGGAGCCCGTCGCCGAAGCACCGGCGGATGACGAGCTGGTGCTGGGGTCGGACTCGGTCGTGCCCGAGGCGCCGGCCGACGATCTGCCGCCCGAGCCGACGATCCGCCGCCGCTGGCTGACCGGCGGCGACGAGGAGCCGGCGCCCGTGGCCGAAGAGCCCAAGCCGCGCACCGGCGGCACGCTGTTCGAGCGGATGGCGGCGGCGCGCAACGCGCCCAAGGACGAGGGCGACAAGGATCCGCTCGACATCCCGCGCTTCCTCAACCGCCAGAACAACCAGTAA
- a CDS encoding D-alanine--D-alanine ligase yields MSVSVNPLHIAVLMGGWSAERPVSLMSGTGIAEALESLGHKVTRIDMGRDVAAKLAAANPDLVFNALHGTPGEDGTVQGMLDLMGLRYTHSGMVTSVIAIDKQLTKQTLVPQGIPMPGGRIVRTEELYRHDPMPRPYVLKPVNEGSSVGVAIVTAEGNYGNPISPQAKGPWQEFDELLAEPFIRGRELTTAVLGDQALMVTELKPKSGFYDFDAKYTDGLTEHVCPAEIPDEITEACKRLALDAHRLLGCKGASRSDFRWDDHLGVEGLFLLEVNTQPGMTPLSLVPEQAKHLGMSYAQLVQAIVDEAMAGAPAREEATA; encoded by the coding sequence GTGAGCGTATCGGTGAACCCCCTCCATATCGCGGTCCTGATGGGTGGCTGGTCGGCCGAACGCCCCGTGTCGCTGATGTCGGGCACCGGCATCGCCGAGGCGCTGGAGTCGCTCGGCCACAAGGTCACGCGGATCGACATGGGCCGCGACGTCGCGGCGAAGCTTGCCGCCGCCAACCCCGATCTCGTGTTCAACGCGCTGCACGGCACCCCGGGCGAGGACGGCACGGTGCAGGGCATGCTCGACCTGATGGGCCTGCGCTACACGCATTCGGGCATGGTCACCTCGGTCATCGCGATCGACAAGCAGCTCACCAAGCAGACGCTGGTGCCGCAGGGCATCCCGATGCCGGGCGGGCGCATCGTGCGCACCGAGGAGCTGTACCGCCACGATCCGATGCCGCGGCCTTATGTGCTGAAACCCGTCAACGAGGGCTCGTCGGTCGGCGTCGCGATCGTCACGGCGGAGGGCAATTACGGCAACCCGATCTCGCCGCAGGCGAAAGGCCCGTGGCAGGAATTCGACGAGCTGCTCGCCGAGCCCTTCATCCGCGGCCGCGAGCTGACCACGGCGGTGCTCGGTGACCAGGCGCTGATGGTGACCGAATTGAAGCCCAAGAGTGGCTTCTACGACTTCGACGCCAAGTACACCGATGGCCTGACCGAGCATGTCTGCCCCGCCGAGATCCCCGACGAAATCACCGAGGCCTGCAAGCGCCTCGCGCTCGACGCGCATCGCCTGCTCGGCTGCAAGGGCGCGTCGCGCTCGGACTTCCGCTGGGACGACCATCTCGGGGTCGAGGGGCTGTTCCTGCTCGAGGTCAACACCCAGCCGGGCATGACCCCGCTCAGCCTGGTGCCCGAACAGGCCAAGCATCTCGGTATGAGCTATGCGCAACTGGTGCAGGCGATCGTCGACGAGGCGATGGCCGGCGCGCCGGCGCGCGAGGAGGCGACGGCATGA